Within the Pseudorasbora parva isolate DD20220531a chromosome 15, ASM2467924v1, whole genome shotgun sequence genome, the region TCTCTCCTCAGTCGATAACTCCAGGGGAGTGGCGACTCCATCCTCGGAGTGTCCAGCTGATATGAGACTtcttcggagccgcacaggtagacctgtttgcctctacggactcgacccattgccgtTTGTATTATTCCCTGTCCGAGGGGATTCCCTGCACTCCCTCTATGAGGCACCTCTATCCTCTacgcgttgaagtggaacctgttcgttgagtggtgcccTTCCTGCCGCGAACACCCCGGAGGTGTTCGGTTACATTTGTGCTCTCCATTCTGCAAGATGGGCTGGAGCAAATGCTCTCTCCCTCCAACCTCAAGGTGTATTTTGCTGCATTAGTGGCGTATCATGATGCAGTTGAGGGTAAGTCCCTTGGTAAGCACAACCTAAttgtcaggttcctcagaggtgcaaGAAGGCTGAATCCTCCTCATCCAAACTCTCTTGGGACTTAGCACTGGTGCTCAGAGTACACCAGAGccctccctttgagcctttgcagtctGTTGAGTTAAAAATCCTGTCCATTAAGACTACTCTTCACTGCATTGACCTCGATCAAgggggtaggggacctgcacaTACTTTTGGTCAACGACTCGTGCCTAGAGTTGGCTAACTCTCACGtcatcctgagaccccggcccggatatgtgcctaAGGTTCCCACAACCTGCAAGTGCtacctttggaggaggcagacccagccctagctttgctCTGTCCCATCCGCGCACTTCACTCTTACGTTCACTGAACTCAAAGCGTTAGAATCTCAGAACAGCTCTTCATCTATtatggaggccagcagaagggaaagattgtctccaagcagaggttagcccactgtaTAATGGATGCTATCATCTTAGTGTACCAATCTCAAGACGTGTCTTGTCCTTTCGAGTTGGGAGGACACTCAACTAAAAGTGTAGCTTCCTCCTGGGCACTGACTCAAGGCCCCTCGCTgactgcgggctgggcgacacctaacacagttgctagattctatagcctccGCATAGAGTATGCGGTAACTTCCTGCATACTCACCCCCAGTGGTCGGCATCTACCTCTGGGTGCAGGTCTGTTGGGATGAGAGGCATGGAAGGTTTCAAAAAGGTTAGGATCAAGGATGTCGTTTCTAGGTACCCATAAGCATTCCTCTGGAGCATAGCCCTCCCAGTCCACCAGGTATTCCAGAAGACCACCACGACGCAGAGAGTCCAAAATCTCCTTCACCTCGTACGCGGTGCCTTCTTCTACGATGAGTGGGAGGGGGGTCTTCTTGGCTACGCCAGGCTCTGTGGTGGGAGAAACATAAGGATAGTGAGGTTTGAGCAGGGACACATGGAATGTGGGGTGGATTCTAAGCTCAGGTGGGAGGTGAAGCTGGTAGGTGACCGGATTAATCTGCTTCTCAATGGTATAGGGGCCAATGAACCTAGGACTGAGCTTCCTGCATTGCAGACGCAGCCTGATATCCCTTGTAGACAGCCAGACCTTCTGCCTGGGCTGGAAGGTGGGCGTGGCGGAACGGCGAAGGTCTAATGTCAGCTTACATCTGCGCAGGGCTCGCTGGAGTTGGTGGTGTGCCTCGTCCCAGACCCTCTTTCTCTCCCGGAACCAGTAATCAACCGCTGGGACGTCTGATGGTTCCCCCGACCAGGGGAATAATGAGGGTTGGTACCCGAGTACGGACTGGAATGGCGTGAGTCCGGTGGTGGCTTGACGAAGAGAGTTCTAGGCTTACTCTGCCTATCCTAGGAACtggttccaggagttctggtCACCGTGGCAGAAGGTATGGAGGAACCTGCCGATCTCCTGGATCTTCCTCTCCGTCTGCCTGTTGGTCTGTTGGTGATAGCCAGAGGAGAGGCTCACGGTCACACCTAGGAGTGATAAGAAGGCTTTCCATACCCAGGAGATGAACTGTGGCCCACAGTCCGATACGATATCCTCTGGAATTCCGTAGTATCTGAAAATTACATTGAACATTATTTCAGTAGTCTCCATGGCCGTAAGCAGGCCTTTCAGAGGAATTAGACGGCAAGTCTTGGAGAATCTATCTACAACAACTAGGATGCATGTACAGCCATCAgacacaggtagatctgttatGAAATCCTACCCTAGGTGTGACCATGGCCGGTTGGGAACGGGCAGAGGAAGGAGCTTACCGGCAGGAAGGTGCCGGGGACTTTTGGAGATGGCACACTCCCGACACCCTCTCACGTACCTTCTCATGTCCACCGCCATGTTGGGCCACCAGAAGCGGTCGCATAGCAGCGAGAGGGTTTCATTGACACCTGGGTGGCCAGTGCCCAATGACGTGTGAGCGGAGTGAATCAGTGGAGTGCGTCATGTCCGTGAGATGTACTGTGACCCTGGGGGACAACCCGGCGGAATGTTGGTGGAGACATTGGAGGAGGGCAGGGTCTCTGGACCATGGGATGGGGTTGACGAATATCTTTTTGGGCAAGATCAGTTCCGACCACTCAGGAAGTTCCTCTGTAGTATGGATGTGCGACAGGGCATCTACTTTTATATTCTTAGACCCAGGATCCAGGCATCTCTCAGGTACTCGAGGTTCTTGTGGTCAGTCAAGACTATGAATGGATGTTGGGATCCTCAAACCAATGCCTCCACTCTTCCAGGGCGAGCTTGATGGCCAGCACCTCTCTATTCCCGATGTCATAGTTTACTCCTGCCGGATTGAACTTCCGGGAGAAGAAGGCGCATGGGTGGAGTCGACTCAGctgttagggttagggttagtccCATGCTGGGGTAGGGTTAGTCCCAAGGTGGAGTCCCATGCTGTTGGGACAACACCACTCCCGCTCGGGTGGTGGAAGCATCAACCTCGACAATGAAGGGCTTGGTGGGATCAGAATGGACCAGGAGGGGAGTGGTGGTGAAGGCTTCTTTGAGGTCTTTGATGGTTGAGGGAGTGGGCCAGATCCTGATGGCATCCACCTTCCTCTCGTCCATCTGGATGCCACTGCGATCTATGTTGTATCCAAGGAACTGCACTGAGGGCTGATAGAATGAGCACTTCTCTGCTTTAAAGTAGAGCTGGAATTCCCTCAGGCATTGCAGGACCTCCGCAACGTGGTGGCGATGGTCAGCTAGGCTCCAGGAGTAGATCAAGATGTCAGCAATTAGACTAGGATGGACTTATGGAGAAACTCCCAGAGCACCTCATGTATGAAATCCTGGAATACATATGGCATGATCAGATACTCGTAGTGGCCGGTAGGTGTCACAAAGGCGGTCTTCCATTCGTCCCCCTCACGTATTCGGATGAGGTTCTACGTGCTGCGGAGGTCCAACTTGGTGAAGTCAGTGTCACCACGTAGATGTGCCAGGGGGGTCGGGACGAGAGGGAGGGGGTAACAGAACTTGATGATGATTTTATTGTCCTTCTTGGAATCTGTTCAACAAGCAGAATTCCCACTTGGAGTTGAACGGGACCAGCAATGGAGCAAACCTGCCTCCGACAGGAATCCGTTGCAGTCCTCCACCGAACCAGAGAAGGGCACTGGCTTGGCCATGGGACTGGCCTACAGGGGTGCTGAAGAAGAGGGACTGATGGATGCGGAAGTGATCGCTGGTGCTGGTGATGGTGAAGTGGAGGCTAACTCTCGCTGAACAGCATCCACCAGTGCTTGGAAGGGGTCAGAGTGGCTCATACTGGTGCTCGACGTTGTAGTCCGGTCTTCTGTTATGGTATAGAGCTACGGAGACTGAGATGGTAAGTGAATCAGGTTTATTGAGCAACCAGTATATTATGGCAACTTGACTGAAGTGGATAGGTGCAGGTGACCGGTCCTTGGTGATGATTCTCAGGGTGCAGTGGCAGACAGACGATGGAGACTTCGAGTAGAGGAACGCTGgagaacacagaacacacacacactggacttAGGAGAATGAAGGAGACTTGATGAAGACACTGGAGACGGGTAACTTGCTTCGTGGGAGTCCTTAGGTAAGCAGCAGGGAAATAGTACCTATTGCAAACAagaccggacagtgactgagtgcgtgtgtgtggctTTTGTGCTCGTTGTGATTGCTGTGATGATTGGCTGCAGGTAATGGTGATTAGAACTCTGGTGAGGGTGTGCACTGTAATACCATGACAtgggagcctggcgtgtctgtgacaGTATGAGTCTTTTTTAGTATTGTGTAATGTAatcttgtttttaaaaaaaatcattcacGAAAGGGCATTGCAAACAGGGTATTGGAATGAGCATTTGAACAGGTGTACTTAATAAAGTCGCCATGAGTGTACAAATGCTGCCTTCATGTGCTATCAGAAATTGTCCCACTTCTGAACAAAAATCATGGAGGACACCAAGTTTATTCTTGCCTGTTTATTGGGGAAATCTTATTAAAGCCAAAATTATGTTTAGCATCCAATTCATTGACCACTCTATCTAGAATTTGTCAAATACAGGCCATTTTCACTgtgaataaaacataaaataagctTTAAATGATGATTCATATATGAAAATAGTAATGACAAGACAAAGCGATATAGCTGTTgtggaaaaaaatgtataatagcAGTCACAGCAGCAACCGTTCTCCCCTCTGCCATGTTAAAAGTTTATGGCAAGCCCAACTCGGGTCTTAAAATTATCCCCAAGTTTCCCAGTGGTAAATAGGACTTGAAAGGCAGTTAATGTTCAGATTATAactaggaaactcgtatttatgataataattacaaagcatgtgaaggcagcattaggcAAGCAAAACACTTCATAGCTGAATTTGGGTTTTAGAGAATTTTATCAGATGTTGTTGACTTAAATGGCACTTCATTCATGCACTgatttaatatgtttatttgcatgtgatgtctgtgtttttgtagTAGCTAACTGATTCAGATAGTTCTCAATCCATAAGCACTGTGATACACAgtgattcaactcatcagctcaaAGGTTGAGTGCTGCTCTATTAACTTAACTGTGTGTGTCAGATTAGTGAATAAGGGCCTGGATGGACTGAGAAGCACTAAATGAAAGGAATTAGGCAAATCAGATAAATGCTAAATGTATTTTACAATTCAAATTATTGTTTAATTATAATGTCTTTGTGAAAgttgtatcattttttttttaaatagtcttaaggcccattcacaccaagaacaataaCGTTACAGAAAACAAtaattagcatccacaccaatGCATGACATCGTTCTGTGCTGCAGTTTTATCATCTGCTGTTTTAAATGCTTGCGCTCttaaagcaggatggattctgattggctctcaaggtttttactttttataagaTGGACATTTTTTCCAAGGTGATTCCAACAATATTGTTTCTCTATGCAGTTATGGCCTTAGTTGTGTGAAATctgctattttttatttttaaggatTAGAACTAAATCTTTAtccttataattataattatcacCCTTGGTGTGAATTGGCCCTTAAAAAAGTCACAGTGGAGTTATATAGAAATTCCCATGTAAATGAAAAGTGAAGAAATAAACCTTTTAATTGATGGTGTTCATGCATAGTCTATCTGTCTCCTCAAATAAAAGATAGAGGCTGATATTAGATACAGTGCTTTGCCACTTTTGACAGCCACAGAATATTCATatcttaaatgaataaaaaaggacATTTGTAAAGAGATCTTAGGATCAAATTATTTTTCCATCTTATCTCATGTTTTGCAGGTTTCTGTTGAATGTGTGTTTATGGAGGGTAGAAGTTTTCTATCAATGACCTTACACAGTTTTGGATTTTACAGGATTCTTAATATACAGATGGTATGCACTTCTAAAAGTATGAGTGTTCAGTTAAGAAACTGcatagaaattaaaataaattgcaaTATATACCAACCAGAAATGaaattatcattttaaattaattttccaTTATTACAACAGCATTGTTCTTGAAGAATTAGTCTGAAAtattgctttggataaaatgaCTCTGAATGCATGTCTGAACCAGCTGTAAAAGAAGGCGTACACTATAGGATTACATGTGGAATTATAATATCCCACCCAAAAGAACAAATCAAACAGCAGTGGAGGTACAGAATAACCAATGAAGGGATCGATAAgattacaaagaaaaaaaggtgTCCAGAAAGTCAGAAACACACCTATGACGATGGCTAAAGTCTTTGTggcttttccttctttttttaattcaggATTAATGCTCTGAATGGCCTGCACCTGCCTTTGAGCCACATGTAAGATTTTCAGATATATGCAGAGCATGACAAAAGTGGGAATGTAAAAACAGATTAATGAGAATATAGTAGCTCCAGCTTTACTCTGAAACAATGTGCAACTTCCGTCACATTTAATGTTCTCATAGTAAAAATCTTCAATGCCAAGGATATTCAGCTCCATAAAGATCATGCCAAACCCCAGAGAAGCTGAAACAGTCCagcagataataatcataactaGTGTGGTCAGTGATGTCATTTTACTGTGATATTGAAAGGGGTGACATATGGCATAATATCTGTCTAAAGAAATGATACAGAGGTTTAAAATCGATGTGGTGCACAAAGTCACATCAAGACTGCTGTGTATTTTACAGAACAAATCTCCCAGATACCAGCATGTCTCGATGGAGCGCAGCATGCTGGGAGGCATCACAACTCCTCCGACAAGCAGATCGGCCACGGCCAGCGACAGGATGAGGTAGTTTGTTGGTGTGTGAAGCTGCTTGAAATGAATGACCGTTATGATCACCAACATGTTTCCTATGATTGTGACAATCGAAGAGACGCTAAAAAGGATGTAGAGTAATATTCGAGTTTCCAAAGGATAGACAAACTTCTTACAAGATGTGTTACTAAACTCATAACATAGAAAAGGCTTTTCCAGGATTCCATTTTGGCTGATGTTGATTCTCACGTCCATTTACACAATTCAGCTCCTCTGTTTGAAAAGGGAGAACTTAATTTCAGCCTGCAACATAAGTACAATTTCAATAATTAATGATCATTACATATAATTGAGAACATAAACTATATGCAGCATTGTTTTGCATCTTGAAACATAGTTTAAATCACTTTGATGAGAATCTGTAAAAAAACAGATtttcatgtaaatgaacatttaAACATGTGCATTAGTATAATTCATAAGATTTCAGTGCACAGTTTCAATGTACTTACCTTTCCATTTATGAACCAAAACTACATCATGAAGCAGATATGGCACATTTATAGCACAAGAGTTTGTGATTTGACAGACCTCCCCCTGTCCTCCCCCTGTTTGACAGACCTCCCCCTGTTTCCAAGGTATCATAATCTTCTTAACAGTCTACCAGTCAAAAGATCAACAAGGCCTTGAAAccgcatttatttaaatagataACTTGTAATGTTAGAAAAGTGGTttgaacaacaaaaaaaaaagtaattggaGAGAAAATAGTATGGGGAATGATTGGGAAGATCCTTTAGAGATGCACTGTGGTGCGGCAGGACTTTGAACTGCTCCTGTATTCTAGGTGTGTGCATTCACTCATAGAAAACAATGCGTTCAAAATTTAAAGACGCTACATTTGTTGTCCGCTTGTatacattgtttttttgttttttatttaatgaccaatcgtttcgctagataagaccctattcctcagtTGGGATTGTGCAGAGCCCTtagaagccctttgaaactgcatttatttgggcCTTCAACTGTAGGCAAGCATTGATGTCAAAaatgtggggggggggggaaatccTGGATTTTTTTcctcaacaaaaaaaacctaaaaaactAAATTGGACTGAAGAAAGgaagacatgaacatctggGATGagatgaggatgagtaaatgatcaggaaattttcattttgaattgAACTAATCTTTTAAGAGCACATCAAATGACTGATGTCAGTGCTGGCCAATGCAATGATCTTAATTAAATTAAGCTTCAGCATTACCCCATGCCTTGTTGCTTGTTGATTGATCCTTGTACGGTGGTGTGCAGAGTTCAAGTAATTT harbors:
- the LOC137042036 gene encoding trace amine-associated receptor 1-like — translated: MDVRINISQNGILEKPFLCYEFSNTSCKKFVYPLETRILLYILFSVSSIVTIIGNMLVIITVIHFKQLHTPTNYLILSLAVADLLVGGVVMPPSMLRSIETCWYLGDLFCKIHSSLDVTLCTTSILNLCIISLDRYYAICHPFQYHSKMTSLTTLVMIIICWTVSASLGFGMIFMELNILGIEDFYYENIKCDGSCTLFQSKAGATIFSLICFYIPTFVMLCIYLKILHVAQRQVQAIQSINPELKKEGKATKTLAIVIGVFLTFWTPFFLCNLIDPFIGYSVPPLLFDLFFWVGYYNSTCNPIVYAFFYSWFRHAFRVILSKAIFQTNSSRTMLL